From Triticum urartu cultivar G1812 chromosome 2, Tu2.1, whole genome shotgun sequence, a single genomic window includes:
- the LOC125540946 gene encoding transcription factor MYB2-like, whose product MACDQRGMRGEETAAGEEEMLRRGPWTVEEDVLLANYIAANGEGRWNALARRAGLKRTGKSCRLRWLNYLRPDLRRGGMTAEEQLLVLELHARWGNRWSKIAQHLPGRTDNEIKNYWRTRVQRHAKQLRCDVGSQRFRDLVRGLWIPRLLERIHAANSSGEGDVIAQATAAALPVAADGRCWAVDDVFDLGPGAAAADVELSCTTALSSSSSVSTDGCGVQPLPPPAPMVATAESAHGSVVSSAAMHDTALWQPPQTHGGLMMTQEQQHHQRAESQLLGAETWWSDQTSLHAGLYADVGFPELEFGGETMWGACADDLWCTDMLGL is encoded by the coding sequence ATGGCGTGTGATCAGCGGGGGATGAGAGGCGAGGAGACGGCGGCGGGGGAGGAGGAGATGCTCCGGCGCGGGCCGTGGACGGTGGAGGAGGACGTGCTCCTCGCCAACTACATCGCCGCCAACGGCGAAGGCCGGTGGAACGCGCTGGCCCGGCGCGCGGGGCTGAAGCGCACCGGCAAGAGCTGCCGCCTGCGGTGGCTCAACTACCTGCGGCCGGACCTGCGGCGCGGCGGCATGACGGCGGAGGAGCAgctgctcgtcctcgagctgcACGCGCGGTGGGGCAACCGGTGGTCCAAGATCGCGCAGCACCTCCCCGGCCGCACCGACAACGAGATCAAGAACTACTGGCGGACGCGGGTGCAGCGCCACGCCAAGCAGCTGCGGTGCGACGTCGGCAGCCAGCGGTTCAGGGACCTCGTGCGCGGCCTCTGGATCCCCCGCCTCCTGGAGCGCATCCACGCCGCCAACAGCTCCGGCGAAGGGGACGTGATAGCGCAGGCCACGGCGGCCGCGCTGCCGGTCGCGGCCGACGGGCGGTGCTGGGCCGTCGACGACGTGTTCGACCTCGGCCCGGGCGCCGCGGCGGCCGACGTGGAGCTTTCCTGCACCACCGCcctgtcgtcgtcgtcgtccgtgTCCACGGACGGCTGCGGCGTGCAGCCCCTGCCCCCGCCGGCGCCCATGGTGGCTACCGCCGAGAGCGCGCACGGAAGCGTCGTCAGCAGCGCTGCCATGCACGACACGGCGCTCTGGCAGCCGCCGCAGACGCACGGCGGCCTCATGATGACCCAAGAACAACAGCACCACCAACGGGCAGAGTCGCAGCTGCTTGGAGCCGAGACGTGGTGGTCCGACCAGACCTCGCTCCACGCGGGGCTGTACGCCGACGTGGGCTTCCCGGAGCTGGAGTTCGGCGGCGAGACCATGTGGGGCGCCTGCGCCGATGACCTGTGGTGCACGGACATGCTGGGGCTGTGA